A single region of the Podospora pseudopauciseta strain CBS 411.78 chromosome 1, whole genome shotgun sequence genome encodes:
- the UBR1 gene encoding E3 ubiquitin-protein ligase ubr1 (COG:O; EggNog:ENOG503NU3X), whose translation MADMMSTQEQQLCQVLRNLPYRHRCRYSEDAARDLLKDLFWSMAGGRDDYMELFFPTGGPTRPDGTLKMRDAQGAIEGAEYTEAARGKACGHIFKQGEASYACRTCSADDTCCLCSKCFDATDHTGHMVRINISPGNSGCCDCGDAEAWKRPVFCTIHSVWEGEDKGKGKANTGAPEDLLASIRMTIGRVFDYMCDVISCSPEQLRQTKTVESIERDEVNSRLSSAYCGGDTTRPEEWCVLLWNDEKHTVTDVQDQVARACGTTLATGLAKAYETDGIGRSLLMYDQSIEKLIEVAEVLERIRVTVTIRSARDTFREQMVSTMVDWLRDISGCSVGNDHNILRQVVCEEMLKPWRRGSRATHANVGQDGMDDEEMTERQYFEEDEFYAQQIRIMVQARAAARVGEPIDDSDDDDDGIDIDEEEFEHALGSDMEENGDDDGDVMMIDTRTEGGDIPMQDWRQDNALEDDEATVAGYPPPPPPPPPVPAPRRTARERELTPSDSDTAEPLIAPTVSFKPRLDIPKTPGNNKTGESAPAPGSYWLATPTGYVEEEGIPVAEDLFERVRLDWMILFDLRMWKKVRNDLRSLYISTVVTIPEFKRILGLRFAGLYTTLAQLYLIGDREPDHSIINISLQMLTTPSITAEVVERGNFLTNLMAILYTFLTTRQVGHPWDVDSSAVLAFDTGSVTNRRMYHFFLDLKYLFGSPNVQERLRTEERYMMQFLDLVKLHQGICPNVRAVGEHVEYETDSWISASLVTREINRLCRQFAESFRNVSEQEFVHVEKAIRLAAKSVIVNSIGAERSRFSGSEIKDEIRFKTLSDFEFDPTHNEIEVVKFVVEEQPISFHHALHYTLSWLIECGKAMPVEQLRALLTFTTQELTMKPRSMGKKVWPKREFTPEDYLMAAFDYPLRVCAWLAQMKAGMWVRNGLSLRHQAGTYRGVGQRDVSHHRDIFLLQTALVVCDPSRVLASIIDRFGMEKWVKGIFEQKTKSQDDGQHLDVVEDMIHLLIVLLSDKTSLIRNDEEKNPQIASMRRDLTHVLCFKPLSFSDICAKLPDKFQEQEDFHRILDEMATFKSPEGLTDVGLFELKPQHVEEVDPYIAHYNKNQREEAEMAWRKWIAKKTGKPIEDVVYEPKPRPVTSGVFAGLGKFTSTGMFAQIVYYSLLYALTYSKLTPGVPATRVESFLQVLLHLVLIAIAEDNVTDDEQEPEQPSFISIALNQQARHFVPEAPQSKTIVSLLNMMSSKEEYKGCHLKIELVLRRMRQKRPRGFEFACDRLGLSLDRMNTSSPAAASADEERERKKKAALDRQRRVMAQFQAQQKSFMENQQDIDWGEVDELEEDEHLPPAQEHRKFWKYPAGTCILCQEETDDRRLYGTFAYFTQSNILRQTDLQDPDFVREAFNTPDNLDRSVEDIRPFGVAGENRHKVQKVDQHGEVFEAERQCIGKGFPPNLSRPGPVAIGCGHIMHYGCFEAYYDSIIRRHSQQIARHPPEDTNRLEFVCPLCKALGNAFLPIIWKGQEESYPGPLVPEKSFSDFLNEQLHSAYYSLGAARPPDGVQDAFAAYTQTYMVTNLAEKSAQLLDDAWVHVGASSLPTASPYSETFSIVSAPETSGSRGVTPEAHSSMRELVNVYRRLRDSLKKNGLRSRHQDNLPEADSAELFSSDVLARSVGFSISAVEIQQRGVEAEYGQTFLERIPEQVLTQLRILSETVTSFIAVGGLKENGENRIDTEYRADSERQHCQLFIRQYTDQETEHTRTPLADYPALLRQDLFVFLCESVFGVAHAQHFEIAHLVRLCYLAEIVKVTYQMARNMPFYQWFQHITRSKQTMSPSLARFVEFCDLIFHFDVAAEAQGGLSREDFTNGGFSQEGLDTLEGMYTFVKKYALTFLRKCVLLLHVKFGVDFNSRVSPQPELSELERLTEMLRLPSFDEMLSAFNAEDGPASGWPVPATKYLVEGWIKHSVVAPNSEDEEGLSSAALVSHPGIFELVGLPKNYDLLIEECTRRKCPTKGKDITDPTICLFCGEIFCGQAVCCAKDVKEGRKNSKVGGAQQHMWRCQKNIGLFINIRKCCVLYLSRKSGSFSHAPYIDRYGEVDFGLRFGRQLFLHQKRYDSMLRGLWLGHGVPSYIARKLEADINNGGWETI comes from the coding sequence ATGGCCGACATGATGTCGACGCAAGAGCAGCAGCTCTGCCAGGTGCTGCGAAACTTGCCCTACCGCCACCGGTGTCGATACTCTGAGGATGCCGCCCGAGATCTGCTCAAGGACCTTTTCTGGTCCATGGCGGGCGGTCGGGATGACTACATGGAGCTTTTCTTCCCCACCGGTGGCCCAACCCGACCTGACGGGACCCTCAAGATGCGAGACGCCCAGGGCGCCATCGAAGGCGCAGAGTACACCGAGGCTGCGCGCGGCAAGGCTTGCGGACACATTTTCAAACAGGGCGAGGCCTCGTACGCATGCCGGACATGCAGCGCTGACGATACCTGCTGCCTCTGCAGCAAATGCTTCGATGCGACGGACCATACGGGGCACATGGTTAGGATCAACATCTCGCCTGGAAACAGTGGGTGTTGTGACTGTGGAGATGCAGAAGCGTGGAAGAGGCCCGTGTTTTGCACGATACACTCagtgtgggagggggaggataaggggaaggggaaagcaAACACTGGAGCGCCGGAGGACCTCCTTGCCAGCATCCGAATGACAATCGGCCGCGTCTTTGACTACATGTGCGATGTCATCTCGTGCTCCCCTGAGCAGCTCCGGCAAACAAAGACGGTCGAGTCGATCGAGAGAGACGAGGTAAACTCTAGATTATCCTCAGCGTACTGCGGCGGGGACACAACGAGGCCAGAAGAATGGTGTGTACTTCTTTGGAACGACGAAAAGCATACGGTTACAGACGTTCAAGACCAGGTGGCGAGAGCATGCGGGACGACGCTGGCAACCGGTCTCGCAAAGGCCTACGAGACGGACGGCATCGGTAGAAGTCTGTTGATGTACGACCAAAGTATCGAAAAACTCATAGAAGTTGCCGAGGTTTTGGAAAGGATCAGGGTCACTGTCACAATTCGCTCAGCTCGAGACACGTTCCGAGAACAGATGGTCAGCACGATGGTGGATTGGCTAAGAGACATCTCGGGATGCAGCGTCGGCAACGACCACAACATTCTTAGGCAAGTTGTTTGTGAGGAGATGCTCAAACCATGGCGCCGAGGAAGTCGAGCTACACACGCCAATGTTGGACAGGATGGcatggatgacgaggagatgACTGAACGCCAATACTTTGAGGAGGACGAGTTCTATGCCCAGCAAATAAGAATCATGGTGCAAGCTCGAGCTGCCGCCCGTGTGGGAGAGCCCATAGACGattctgatgatgatgacgacggaATCGAtatcgacgaggaggaattCGAGCACGCCCTTGGGAGTGATATGGAAGAGAACGGGGATGACGACGGCGATGTCATGATGATCGATACCAGGACAGAGGGCGGCGATATTCCCATGCAAGACTGGCGTCAAGACAACGCtttggaagatgatgaagctACAGTTGCTGGCTatccgccaccaccaccaccgcctcctccagttCCAGCTCCCAGACGAACTGCTCGGGAAAGGGAGCTCACTCCTTCGGATTCTGATACCGCAGAGCCGCTTATTGCTCCTACGGTGTCTTTCAAGCCTCGTCTCGACATACCCAAGACACCcggcaacaacaagaccGGAGAGTCAGCCCCAGCACCCGGTTCATACTGGCTTGCCACTCCCACAGGCTatgtggaagaagaaggaatcCCGGTTGCCGAGGACCTGTTTGAGAGGGTGCGGCTGGACTGGATGATTCTGTTCGACCTCAGGATGTGGAAGAAGGTTCGGAATGACCTGCGATCCTTGTACATCTCGACCGTGGTCACAATTCCCGAGTTTAAGCGCATCCTGGGTCTCCGGTTCGCCGGACTCTACACCACGCTTGCGCAGTTGTATCTCATCGGCGACCGCGAGCCGGACcattccatcatcaacataTCCTTACAAATGCTgaccaccccatccatcacGGCCGAGGTCGTGGAGCGTGGCAACTTCTTGACAAACTTGATGGCCATCTTATACACCTTCCTGACGACTCGGCAAGTCGGGCACCCCTGGGATGTGGACTCCAGCGCTGTCTTGGCCTTCGACACTGGTTCCGTCACCAACCGCAGAATGTATCATTTCTTCCTTGATCTCAAGTATCTCTTTGGCTCCCCCAACGTCCAAGAGCGCCTTCGGACAGAGGAGCGGTACATGATGCAGTTCTTGGACCTCGTCAAACTGCACCAAGGCATCTGTCCTAACGTCAGGGCGGTGGGTGAGCACGTCGAGTACGAGACGGACAGCTGGATCAGCGCTTCGCTGGTCACTCGTGAAATCAACAGGCTATGCCGGCAGTTTGCCGAGTCTTTCCGGAATGTCAGTGAGCAGGAGTTTGTCCACGTGGAGAAAGCTATCCGCCTCGCGGCCAAGTCGGTCATTGTCAACTCCATTGGAGCTGAACGCAGCCGGTTCAGCGGATCGGAGATCAAGGATGAAATTCGGTTCAAGACACTCAGCGACTTTGAGTTTGACCCGACACACAACGAGATCGAGGTGGTCaagtttgttgttgaggagcaGCCGATAAGTTTCCACCATGCGCTTCACTACACTCTGTCTTGGTTGATTGAATGTGGCAAAGCTATGCCGGTGGAACAGCTCAGGGCACTCTTGACTTTCACCACGCAGGAGCTTACTATGAAGCCTCGCTCCATGGGCAAGAAGGTATGGCCAAAGCGAGAGTTTACTCCCGAGGACTACCTCATGGCTGCCTTTGACTACCCGTTACGGGTGTGCGCGTGGCTTGCTCAGATGAAGGCGGGCATGTGGGTCAGGAACGGGTTGAGCTTGCGTCACCAAGCTGGAACATACCGCGGTGTTGGTCAGAGAGATGTGTCCCACCACCGCGATATCTTCTTGTTGCAGACGGCCTTGGTGGTTTGTGATCCTAGCCGCGTGCTGGCGTCTATCATCGATCGGTTCGGCATGGAGAAGTGGGTCAAGGGCATCTTTGAACAAAAGACCAAGAGTCAAGACGATGGTCAGCATCTGGATGTCGTGGAGGACATGATCCATCTTCTCATCGTTCTGCTCAGCGACAAGACGTCTCTGATCCGCAATGATGAAGAGAAGAACCCTCAAATCGCTTCCATGCGCCGGGATCTGACTCACGTTCTGTGCTTCAAGCCGCTCTCATTCTCGGATATTTGTGCAAAGCTTCCTGATAAGTTCCAGGAGCAAGAAGACTTCCACCGGATACTGGATGAGATGGCCACCTTCAAATCTCCCGAGGGGCTGACTGACGTTGGACTCTTTGAACTCAAACCACAGCATGTCGAAGAGGTTGATCCATACATCGCCCACTACAACAAGAACCAAcgagaggaggcggagatggCCTGGCGCAAGTGGATTGCCAAGAAGACTGGCAAGCCCATTGAAGATGTTGTCTACGAACCCAAGCCTCGCCCTGTCACGTCGGGTGTGTTTGCCGGACTGGGCAAATTCACCAGCACCGGGATGTTTGCGCAGATTGTCTACTACTCGCTGCTGTATGCTCTCACATACTCGAAATTAACACCAGGAGTTCCTGCCACTCGAGTGGAATCCTTCTTGCAGGTTCTTCTGCACCTCGTCCTGATTGCCATCGCCGAGGACAATGTCACGGATGACGAGCAGGAGCCAGAGCAGCCTTCGTTTATCAGCATTGCCCTGAATCAGCAAGCTCGTCATTTCGTTCCCGAGGCACCACAGTCAAAGACAATTGTGTCTCTCCTGAACATGATGTCGTCCAAGGAGGAATACAAGGGATGCCATCTAAAGATCGAGTTGGTGCTCCGGAGGATGCGCCAAAAGCGCCCACGGGGCTTTGAATTTGCCTGTGACCGTCTCGGTCTGTCGCTGGACCGCATGAACACATCGTCGCCTGCAGCCGCGTCAGCTGACGAGGAGCGGGagcgcaagaagaaggcggcgcTGGACCGACAGCGTCGAGTCATGGCGCAATTTCAGGCTCAGCAGAAGAGCTTCATGGAGAACCAGCAGGATATTGActggggagaggtggatgAGCTCGAGGAAGATGAGCATCTTCCGCCAGCTCAGGAGCACCGCAAGTTCTGGAAATACCCAGCAGGAACTTGCATCTTGTGCCAGGAAGAGACGGATGACCGGCGGTTATATGGCACGTTTGCGTATTTCACACAGAGCAACATCCTGAGGCAGACTGATCTCCAGGATCCTGACTTTGTGAGGGAGGCTTTTAACACGCCTGACAACCTTGATCGGTCAGTGGAGGATATTCGTCCGTTTGGTGTTGCCGGTGAGAACAGACACAAGGTTCAAAAGGTGGATCAGCACGGTGAGGTCTTTGAGGCAGAGCGGCAGTGCATTGGGAAGGGGTTCCCACCGAATCTGTCCCGGCCTGGTCCGGTAGCTATTGGTTGTGGCCACATTATGCACTATGGCTGTTTCGAGGCCTACTATGATTCCATCATTCGTCGACATAGTCAGCAGATTGCACGGCACCCACCTGAAGACACCAACAGGTTGGAATTTGTGTGTCCTTTGTGCAAGGCTCTCGGCAATGCGTTTCTTCCTATTATTTGGAAGGGACAGGAAGAGTCGTATCCTGGTCCGTTGGTGCCCGAGAAGTCCTTTTCTGATTTCCTTAACGAGCAACTGCACTCGGCGTACTATTCGCTCGGggctgctcggcctcctgaTGGTGTCCAAGACGCGTTTGCAGCGTACACACAGACGTACATGGTCACCAACCTGGCAGAGAAATCGGCGCAGCTGTTGGACGATGCCTGGGTTCATGTGGGTGCTTCGTCGTTGCCGACGGCAAGCCCTTATAGCGAGACGTTCAGTATCGTTTCTGCCCCAGAGACCAGTGGTAGTCGAGGTGTTACCCCTGAGGCCCACAGCAGCATGCGAGAGTTGGTCAACGTCTACCGTCGGCTTAGAGACAGCCTGAAGAAGAACGGTCTTCGTTCGCGCCACCAGGACAATCTTCCCGAGGCCGACAGTGCTGAGCTCTTTTCTAGTGATGTGCTCGCACGCTCGGTAGGGTTCTCGATTTCTGCCGTGGAAATTCAACAGCGTGGAGTTGAGGCCGAGTACGGTCAGACGTTTTTGGAAAGAATCCCGGAGCAGGTCCTCACTCAGCTGCGTATCCTCAGCGAGACGGTCACCTCGTTTATCGCCGTCGGTGGCTTGAAGGAGAATGGAGAAAACCGCATCGACACCGAGTACCGTGCCGACAGTGAACGCCAGCACTGCCAACTCTTCATCAGACAGTACACCGACCAAGAAACGGAGCACACACGCACCCCCTTGGCGGATTATCCCGCGCTCCTCAGACAAGACCTCTTCGTCTTTCTTTGTGAAAGCGTCTTTGGCGTAGCCCACGCGCAGCACTTTGAGATCGCCCACCTCGTCCGCTTGTGCTACCTGGCCGAGATTGTCAAGGTGACGTACCAAATGGCGCGCAACATGCCCTTTTACCAGTGGTTCCAGCACATCACGCGCAGCAAGCAGACCATGTCCCCCTCCCTGGCGAGGTTTGTCGAATTTTGCGACCTCATCTTCCACTTTGATGTCGCGGCTGAGGCGCAAGGGGGTTTGTCCAGGGAAGACTTCACCAACGGGGGGTTCTCCCAGGAAGGTTTGGACACCCTGGAGGGCATGTACACGTTTGTCAAGAAGTACGCCTTGACCTTTTTGAGAAAGTGCGTCCTGCTGCTGCACGTCAAGTTTGGAGTTGATTTCAACTCGAGGGTCTCGCCCCAGCCGGAACTGTCGGAGCTGGAGAGACTGACTGAAATGCTCCGCCTGCCTAGCTTTGACGAGATGCTCAGCGCTTTTAATGCTGAAGACGGGCCGGCAAGCGGGTGGCCGGTTCCGGCGACGAAGTACTTGGTTGAGGGGTGGATCAAGCACAGTGTTGTTGCGCCCAACtcggaggacgaggaagggCTGTCGTCGGCGGCGCTGGTGAGCCACCCTGGCATTTTTGAGCTGGTGGGCTTGCCAAAGAATTATGACCTTTTGATCGAGGAGTGCACGCGCAGGAAATGTCCAACAAAGGGGAAGGACATTACGGACCCGACGATTTGTCTGTTTTGCGGGGAGATTTTTTGCGGGCAGGCGGTGTGCTGTGCGAAGGATGTCAAGGAGGGTAGGAAGAACAGCAAGGTTGGGGGGGCACAGCAGCATATGTGGAG